The Treponema primitia ZAS-1 genome window below encodes:
- a CDS encoding biotin--[acetyl-CoA-carboxylase] ligase: MDNPFSAPVFYLETTASTMLDARTLASQNEPHGTVVVADVQEAGRGRIANRPWKAEKGQNLLFTILLRYSGIASIPPALTLRTGLALSLAIEDFAPALKDRLRVKWPNDVMIPPLGKTAGILTEGDGKTVYIGIGVNVGQREFPEDIRNKAASIALALGRTASLEPDSRFRLLEAFLNRLHAELEEPSQQSGNWRERLGERLYMKGQPVRFIPGAAESGRVVEGLLWGIGPGGELLLKGQDGTEPESFITGELEVY; this comes from the coding sequence GTGGATAATCCATTTTCCGCCCCGGTTTTTTATCTGGAAACCACGGCCAGTACCATGCTGGACGCCCGGACCCTTGCCTCCCAAAACGAACCCCATGGCACGGTAGTAGTGGCCGATGTCCAGGAAGCGGGCCGGGGCCGCATCGCAAACCGTCCCTGGAAAGCCGAAAAGGGACAAAATCTCCTCTTTACCATACTTCTTCGCTATTCCGGAATAGCGTCTATTCCCCCGGCCCTCACCCTCAGGACCGGGCTGGCCCTGTCGCTGGCCATTGAGGATTTCGCCCCCGCCCTCAAGGACCGCCTCCGGGTAAAGTGGCCCAATGATGTGATGATCCCCCCTTTGGGCAAGACCGCGGGGATACTCACCGAAGGGGACGGCAAAACTGTGTATATCGGTATTGGGGTAAATGTAGGCCAAAGGGAATTTCCCGAGGATATCCGGAACAAGGCGGCCAGTATTGCCCTGGCATTGGGCCGGACTGCCTCTCTTGAACCGGACAGCCGCTTCCGTCTGCTGGAAGCCTTCCTGAACCGCCTCCACGCTGAACTGGAAGAACCGTCTCAACAGAGCGGCAATTGGCGGGAACGGCTTGGGGAGCGGCTCTACATGAAAGGCCAACCGGTCCGGTTCATCCCCGGCGCCGCCGAATCAGGCCGGGTAGTGGAGGGCCTGCTCTGGGGCATAGGCCCCGGGGGAGAGCTGCTCCTCAAGGGCCAAGACGGGACTGAACCGGAATCCTTTATAACCGGGGAACTGGAAGTATACTGA
- the thrH gene encoding bifunctional phosphoserine phosphatase/homoserine phosphotransferase ThrH, whose protein sequence is MRIVCLDLEGVLIPEIWIAFSEAAGIPELRRTTRDEPDYDKLMAFRLELLAKHHLKLADIQRVIGTMEPLEGAAEFTAALKERTQLIILSDTFEQFAKPLMAKLGYPTLFCNSLVTGADGSITGYKLRQKDGKKNAVLAFKSINLEIFAAGDSFNDLAMIREADAGCLFRAPESIRTSHSDISCVDTYAELLAQIDTFLFP, encoded by the coding sequence ATGCGTATTGTGTGTCTTGACCTTGAGGGGGTATTAATCCCCGAAATCTGGATAGCCTTCTCTGAAGCGGCGGGGATTCCCGAGCTGCGGCGTACCACCCGGGATGAACCGGACTACGATAAACTTATGGCGTTCCGGCTGGAACTTCTGGCTAAACATCATCTCAAGCTGGCCGACATCCAGCGGGTTATCGGAACCATGGAGCCCCTGGAGGGGGCGGCGGAATTTACCGCTGCCCTGAAAGAACGGACCCAGCTGATCATCCTTTCCGATACCTTCGAGCAGTTCGCCAAGCCCCTGATGGCAAAACTGGGCTACCCTACCCTGTTCTGTAACAGCCTGGTGACTGGGGCGGACGGTTCTATCACGGGCTACAAACTCCGCCAGAAGGACGGCAAGAAAAATGCGGTTCTTGCTTTTAAGTCGATAAACCTGGAAATCTTTGCCGCCGGGGATTCCTTTAACGACCTGGCTATGATCCGCGAAGCCGATGCGGGCTGCCTTTTCCGGGCGCCGGAATCCATACGCACAAGCCATAGCGACATTAGCTGCGTGGATACCTACGCGGAACTTCTCGCACAGATTGATACGTTTCTATTCCCGTGA
- a CDS encoding ABC transporter permease, producing the protein MSRTGSLRRSFLPRLSPALPLYLFTLVFVLGPLVYMLALSFMHREGAWGVAAEFTLRNYQRIGIPEFAGTFVQSILLSLISTVMVIILGYPFGYFMARLDKRWRSRVMLLLIIPFWTSSLMRLYGWIIMFRANGPLDILLMGLHITREPMRLLYSYPAVVTGMIYALLPFMIYPVYASAEKLDRELVEAARDLGASPIRAFLTVSLPLTMPGLFSGVVLTFVPSMGLFFIADILGGNKVVLVGNLIHEQLMKAHDWPFAAALSVVLMVMTSIFIYLYRRLSRTLGGSGELEGLV; encoded by the coding sequence ATGAGCCGGACCGGATCTCTACGGCGGTCCTTTTTACCCCGCCTTTCGCCGGCCCTTCCCCTGTACCTGTTTACCCTGGTTTTTGTGCTGGGGCCCCTTGTCTATATGCTTGCCCTGAGTTTTATGCACCGGGAAGGCGCCTGGGGGGTGGCTGCGGAATTTACCCTGCGCAATTATCAGCGTATAGGCATTCCGGAATTTGCGGGAACCTTTGTCCAATCTATACTACTGTCCTTAATCAGTACCGTCATGGTGATCATCCTGGGCTATCCCTTTGGTTACTTTATGGCCCGCCTGGATAAACGCTGGAGGAGCCGGGTTATGCTGCTGCTGATCATCCCCTTCTGGACGAGCTCCCTGATGCGGCTCTACGGCTGGATAATCATGTTCCGGGCCAACGGGCCGTTGGACATCCTGCTGATGGGCCTCCATATTACCCGGGAGCCCATGCGGCTGCTCTACAGCTACCCGGCGGTGGTTACCGGTATGATCTACGCCCTCCTGCCCTTTATGATTTACCCGGTTTATGCCAGCGCGGAAAAGCTGGACCGGGAACTGGTGGAAGCGGCCCGAGACCTGGGGGCCTCGCCGATCCGGGCCTTCCTCACCGTGAGCCTTCCCCTGACCATGCCGGGACTTTTCTCCGGGGTGGTCCTTACCTTTGTCCCCTCCATGGGGCTCTTCTTTATCGCCGACATCCTGGGGGGCAACAAGGTAGTATTGGTGGGGAACCTGATCCATGAACAGTTGATGAAGGCCCACGACTGGCCCTTCGCCGCCGCCTTAAGCGTGGTTCTTATGGTAATGACCAGTATTTTCATCTATCTGTACCGCAGGCTCAGCCGGACCCTGGGGGGCAGCGGCGAATTGGAAGGGCTGGTATGA
- the rpsL gene encoding 30S ribosomal protein S12 translates to MPTINQLVRFGRQQVTSKTKSPALQSCPQKRGVCTRVMTVTPKKPNSALRKVARVRLSHGTEVTAYIPGIGHNLQEHSVVLVRGGRVKDLPGVRYHIIRGAKDTLGVEDRKRSRSKYGAKRPKA, encoded by the coding sequence ATGCCAACAATTAACCAGCTGGTTCGCTTTGGACGGCAGCAAGTTACCTCCAAGACGAAGTCTCCTGCTCTCCAATCCTGTCCCCAGAAACGCGGGGTTTGTACCCGTGTAATGACGGTTACCCCCAAGAAGCCGAATTCCGCCCTGCGGAAGGTTGCCCGTGTGCGCCTTTCCCACGGTACGGAAGTGACCGCTTATATCCCTGGTATTGGACACAATCTTCAGGAACACTCGGTGGTTTTGGTCCGTGGGGGCCGTGTTAAGGACCTTCCCGGTGTCCGTTATCATATTATCCGGGGCGCCAAGGATACCCTCGGTGTGGAAGACCGCAAGCGCAGCCGTTCAAAGTACGGCGCCAAGCGGCCTAAGGCATAA
- a CDS encoding ABC transporter ATP-binding protein → MNGQELLRLEGIEKSFVGRLGSKTPVLRGIDLSVNSGEFITLLGASGCGKTTTLRIIAGLEKADAGRVFLSGEDVSDLAPNQRDVNMVFQNYALFPHMNVASNIGYSLKLKGRPREEIKKIVAEALDMVQLPGFEERLPTSLSGGQRQRVAVARAMVNRPKVLLLDEPLGALDLQLRRQMQLELKRLQKQLDITFIYITHDQEEALTMSDRIAVMRDGRFEQIGSAPEVYAHPKTSFVAQFVGSANILHGTAAVSGNAGNARNIVFDHPAGQVRIQNLGAPIAPGQKLTVAIRSEHLTLGMPFQKTLYGAEGLEAEVRGKSFAGGQLRISAVLTGGEEIVASRHGMDTPLNTGDRIRINWANPAQAVIVDREEPV, encoded by the coding sequence GTGAACGGACAGGAATTGTTACGTTTGGAAGGTATTGAAAAAAGTTTCGTAGGGAGACTTGGTTCCAAGACACCGGTTTTGCGGGGTATCGATCTTTCTGTAAATTCCGGGGAATTTATCACCCTTTTGGGCGCCTCGGGCTGCGGTAAGACTACTACCCTGCGGATCATCGCGGGGCTGGAGAAGGCCGACGCCGGCAGGGTGTTTCTTTCCGGGGAGGATGTGAGCGATCTGGCGCCCAACCAGCGGGATGTAAACATGGTGTTTCAGAATTATGCTCTCTTCCCCCACATGAACGTGGCATCGAACATCGGCTACAGCCTTAAGCTGAAGGGCCGGCCCCGGGAGGAAATCAAAAAAATCGTCGCCGAAGCCCTGGATATGGTCCAGTTACCGGGGTTTGAGGAGCGGCTGCCGACATCCCTTTCCGGGGGACAGCGCCAGCGGGTGGCGGTGGCCCGGGCCATGGTGAACCGGCCTAAGGTGCTGCTTTTGGATGAGCCCCTGGGGGCGCTGGACCTGCAACTGCGCCGGCAAATGCAGTTGGAACTGAAACGGCTGCAGAAACAATTGGATATTACCTTCATATATATAACCCACGATCAGGAAGAGGCGCTGACCATGAGCGACCGTATTGCCGTAATGCGGGACGGCCGATTTGAACAGATCGGTTCCGCGCCTGAAGTGTACGCTCACCCTAAGACGAGTTTTGTGGCCCAGTTTGTGGGGAGCGCCAACATACTCCATGGAACCGCCGCTGTTTCCGGGAACGCCGGGAATGCGAGAAACATTGTTTTTGACCATCCCGCGGGACAGGTCCGGATACAAAACCTTGGGGCGCCCATTGCCCCGGGACAGAAACTGACCGTGGCGATCCGCTCGGAGCATCTGACCCTGGGAATGCCCTTCCAGAAAACCCTCTACGGCGCGGAAGGCCTGGAGGCTGAGGTTAGGGGGAAAAGTTTTGCCGGGGGGCAGCTCCGGATAAGCGCGGTACTTACGGGGGGTGAGGAGATTGTGGCCAGCCGCCACGGCATGGATACGCCCCTCAATACCGGGGATAGGATACGGATAAACTGGGCTAACCCTGCGCAGGCGGTTATCGTAGACCGGGAGGAACCGGTATGA
- a CDS encoding polyamine ABC transporter substrate-binding protein — protein sequence MKKNSVVLLTAAIFLIPFMVISGCSKKDTVKKQLTLYTWAEMFPQEILDGFEKDTGIAINYVNFEEDETMLTKLQTAKGGDYDLIIADDYIIETAIAEGLVQKLDKSKLSNYRNINPLYQGPFYDPRDEYTVPYGAGVVTLVYDPSRVSVNIRGYADLWDPSLKGQVGLLGNYRVINGMALKVLKQSYNTNDTAVIRQAGERLLGLAPNIRLIRDDFLEEELLSGEIAAAVMYTSQATAAKLENPELEVVFPTEGIGFGIMGSFIPSKAPNAEAAYAFLNYILDARRGAECFEYLGYYSTYTASDPLISDEYKSFLTLPAGFNVNMEMIQNIGEEAEEEHSRIWTAFRTAAGQQ from the coding sequence GTGAAAAAAAACAGTGTTGTCCTATTGACCGCAGCAATATTCCTTATTCCGTTTATGGTAATAAGCGGGTGTTCAAAAAAGGATACGGTAAAAAAACAACTTACCCTCTATACCTGGGCGGAAATGTTCCCCCAGGAGATCCTCGACGGGTTTGAGAAGGATACGGGTATCGCCATCAATTATGTTAACTTTGAGGAAGATGAAACCATGTTAACAAAACTGCAAACCGCCAAGGGGGGAGATTACGATCTGATCATTGCCGATGACTATATCATCGAAACCGCCATTGCGGAGGGCTTGGTTCAAAAACTGGATAAGTCCAAGCTTTCCAACTACAGGAATATAAACCCCCTCTATCAGGGGCCCTTCTACGATCCCCGGGATGAGTATACGGTCCCCTACGGCGCCGGGGTGGTGACCCTGGTCTACGATCCCAGCAGGGTTTCTGTAAATATCCGGGGATACGCCGATCTTTGGGATCCTTCCCTGAAAGGTCAGGTCGGACTGCTTGGCAACTACCGGGTTATCAACGGCATGGCGCTCAAGGTACTGAAACAGAGTTACAACACCAATGATACCGCTGTTATCCGGCAGGCGGGGGAAAGGCTCCTGGGTCTGGCGCCGAATATCCGGCTGATCCGGGACGATTTCCTGGAGGAAGAACTTCTTTCCGGGGAAATTGCCGCGGCGGTGATGTACACATCCCAGGCAACTGCGGCAAAGCTGGAAAACCCCGAGCTGGAGGTGGTGTTTCCCACCGAGGGAATCGGTTTTGGAATTATGGGGAGCTTTATCCCCAGCAAGGCTCCCAACGCCGAAGCGGCCTACGCCTTCCTTAACTATATCCTGGATGCCCGGCGGGGAGCGGAGTGCTTTGAATACCTGGGGTACTACAGCACCTATACTGCGTCGGATCCCCTTATCAGCGATGAATACAAATCCTTCCTTACCCTGCCTGCGGGGTTCAACGTGAACATGGAGATGATCCAAAACATCGGCGAGGAAGCGGAGGAAGAACATTCACGGATCTGGACCGCCTTTAGAACCGCCGCGGGGCAACAATAG
- a CDS encoding ABC transporter permease — protein sequence MNKQGFLKKGYVAVILVLMYVPILIVIIYSFNTSRLSSAWSGFSLRWYGELFRDRALFNALRNSLVLSLSSSSLAAIIGTLGAVGTERTADARSLRARTGKILEYLSLLPIMIPEIILGMVLLVFFSLLALPLGMFTLIIAHTCFCIPYVYMVVKARLAGLDKSYVEAAKDLGAGDWRAFYDITLPLILPAIVSGMLIAFAMSFDDVIVSVFVTGPDTNTLPIRIFSQIKTGVTPKTNALCTLLFAATVILCLASAALGKSRSNNRGI from the coding sequence ATGAACAAGCAGGGGTTCTTAAAAAAAGGCTATGTCGCCGTAATACTGGTTTTGATGTACGTACCTATACTGATAGTTATCATCTATTCTTTTAATACGAGCCGTTTGAGTTCGGCCTGGAGCGGATTTTCCCTCCGCTGGTACGGGGAGTTGTTCCGGGACCGGGCCCTGTTCAACGCCCTGCGGAACAGCCTGGTCCTGTCCCTGAGCTCAAGCTCTTTGGCGGCGATCATCGGGACCCTGGGCGCGGTGGGGACAGAGCGGACAGCGGACGCCCGATCCCTCCGGGCGAGGACCGGCAAGATCCTGGAATACCTTTCCCTCCTGCCCATCATGATTCCGGAAATTATCCTGGGCATGGTACTGCTGGTTTTCTTTTCCCTTCTGGCCCTCCCCCTGGGAATGTTCACCCTGATTATCGCCCATACCTGTTTTTGTATTCCCTATGTTTACATGGTGGTTAAGGCACGCCTCGCCGGGCTTGATAAGAGTTATGTGGAGGCGGCGAAGGATCTGGGCGCCGGGGATTGGCGGGCTTTTTACGACATCACCCTCCCCCTGATCCTGCCGGCTATTGTTTCGGGAATGCTCATCGCCTTTGCCATGAGCTTTGACGATGTGATTGTCAGCGTCTTTGTTACGGGCCCCGATACCAACACACTGCCCATCAGAATTTTTTCCCAGATTAAAACCGGGGTAACGCCAAAAACGAACGCCCTCTGTACCCTGCTCTTTGCCGCCACAGTAATACTGTGTCTTGCATCGGCTGCACTAGGTAAATCGCGGAGTAATAACCGTGGTATATAA
- the rpsG gene encoding 30S ribosomal protein S7 yields the protein MGRKKKTQDRGILPDPKYNSVVVSKFVNRMMWQGKRSISLRIVHGALATLQSKADKEPLEVFLKAIENVKPNIEVKSRRVGGATYQVPVEIRESRREALGMRWLINAARARSGHGMDDRLAAELLDAYNNTGTAFKKKEDTHKMAEANKAFAHYRW from the coding sequence ATGGGACGTAAAAAGAAGACCCAGGATCGGGGTATTTTACCGGATCCTAAGTATAATAGTGTAGTGGTTTCTAAGTTTGTGAACCGTATGATGTGGCAGGGAAAGCGTTCGATATCCCTGCGGATAGTCCATGGTGCGTTGGCGACCCTTCAGTCCAAGGCCGATAAGGAGCCTCTGGAGGTTTTCCTTAAGGCCATAGAGAACGTCAAGCCAAATATCGAAGTTAAATCCCGGCGGGTTGGCGGCGCTACCTATCAGGTTCCGGTGGAAATCCGTGAATCCCGGCGGGAAGCCCTGGGAATGCGTTGGCTTATCAACGCCGCTCGGGCTCGTTCCGGCCATGGCATGGATGACCGGCTTGCGGCGGAACTGCTGGATGCGTATAATAATACCGGTACTGCCTTCAAGAAGAAGGAAGATACCCACAAGATGGCGGAGGCGAATAAGGCCTTTGCCCACTATAGATGGTAG
- the era gene encoding GTPase Era yields the protein MENKSAFVAVVGRPSVGKSTLVNLLCGQKVAIVSAVPQTTRNAIRGIVNRPQGQLIFVDTPGRHASEKKLNKKLMEVSDRAVQEAELVLYLLDASRAPGAEEEAIARSLAPLAGEKLIAAVNKMDAKDADFEAARSFLTLKLPSLPDSRIFKISALKNEGAEELLHCLFDMAGEGERLYPGEYYTDQDLGFRIAEIIREKAINRLREELPHSLYVEVADTELRNDGEDPAKTRLWIRAFIITERESQKGMVVGKSGEMIKAIRQAAQKDLNRILDWKVDLDLRVKSSHDWRHNDKVLRRLISRE from the coding sequence ATGGAAAACAAATCGGCATTTGTGGCGGTGGTAGGCCGCCCTTCGGTGGGGAAGTCCACCCTGGTCAATCTGCTCTGCGGGCAGAAGGTAGCCATCGTCAGTGCGGTCCCCCAGACCACCCGGAACGCCATCCGGGGCATAGTCAACCGGCCCCAGGGTCAGCTTATCTTTGTGGATACCCCGGGCCGTCACGCTTCGGAAAAAAAACTCAACAAAAAACTCATGGAAGTATCGGATCGTGCGGTACAGGAAGCTGAACTGGTTCTCTACCTGCTGGACGCATCCCGCGCCCCCGGCGCCGAAGAAGAAGCCATCGCCCGCAGCCTGGCCCCCCTGGCAGGAGAAAAACTGATAGCAGCGGTAAACAAAATGGACGCCAAGGACGCCGATTTTGAAGCGGCCCGCAGTTTTCTTACGCTAAAGCTTCCGTCCCTTCCCGATTCCCGGATCTTCAAAATCTCCGCCCTAAAAAATGAAGGCGCCGAAGAACTGCTCCATTGCCTTTTCGACATGGCCGGTGAAGGGGAGCGCCTGTACCCCGGGGAATACTACACCGACCAGGACCTGGGTTTCCGCATTGCCGAAATCATCCGGGAAAAGGCCATAAACCGCCTGCGGGAGGAACTGCCCCATTCGCTCTACGTGGAGGTAGCGGACACGGAGCTGCGTAACGATGGTGAAGACCCGGCAAAAACCCGGCTCTGGATACGGGCCTTCATCATCACCGAGCGGGAATCACAAAAAGGTATGGTGGTAGGTAAGTCCGGTGAAATGATCAAGGCCATACGTCAGGCCGCCCAAAAAGATCTGAACCGCATCCTGGACTGGAAAGTAGACCTGGACCTCCGGGTCAAAAGTTCCCACGACTGGCGCCACAATGACAAAGTCCTGCGCCGCCTCATTTCACGGGAATAG